In Roseinatronobacter monicus, a genomic segment contains:
- a CDS encoding ATPase, T2SS/T4P/T4SS family, with the protein MDGLMDAHAGYGHNSYFAQEMERLGPIVKDRGLVELCVNPDGRVWVELQGDSAMRLSAQTLSQTEMGDLASNIASTGNSTLGRSRPVISGSVLYEGRAVRYQVVAPPVVDHGHSISMRFFSTIPLEAIALKFLHGKEISLGDRRAALGRELKGLVASGDLDAAARFCIAHKLNLIVAGGTSTGKTVLARKLISFVPEHERIITIEEAAELIPTQPNTVTLLSDRDNPLRSTDALLTSALRMRPDRLIVGEVRGAEAMTFLEAINTGHGGSITTLHAETPQLAISRLAIAALKSNLPLTYDNMCAYIANSIDVIVQAGRSSGARGITQFYFPALPDEQDPRI; encoded by the coding sequence ATGGATGGGCTGATGGACGCCCATGCGGGCTACGGGCATAACAGCTATTTCGCGCAGGAAATGGAGCGGCTGGGGCCCATCGTGAAGGACCGAGGGCTAGTCGAGCTCTGCGTCAACCCCGATGGCCGTGTCTGGGTCGAGTTGCAAGGCGACAGCGCCATGCGCCTGAGCGCGCAAACCCTGTCGCAGACCGAGATGGGGGATCTGGCGAGCAACATCGCCTCGACTGGCAACAGCACGCTGGGGCGCAGCCGACCTGTGATCTCGGGCTCGGTTCTCTATGAGGGCCGCGCCGTGCGCTATCAGGTCGTGGCCCCGCCTGTCGTCGATCACGGCCATTCCATCTCGATGCGGTTTTTCTCGACCATTCCGCTTGAGGCGATTGCGCTGAAGTTTCTGCATGGCAAGGAAATCTCGCTGGGCGACCGGCGCGCAGCGCTTGGGCGGGAGCTGAAAGGGTTGGTTGCGAGTGGCGATCTCGATGCGGCCGCGCGCTTTTGCATTGCCCATAAGCTGAACCTCATCGTCGCGGGCGGCACCTCGACTGGCAAAACCGTGCTCGCGCGCAAGCTGATCTCCTTCGTGCCGGAACATGAGCGCATTATCACCATCGAAGAAGCGGCCGAGCTGATCCCCACCCAGCCCAACACGGTCACGCTCCTGTCGGACCGGGACAATCCCCTGCGCTCGACTGATGCGCTGCTCACATCCGCGCTGCGCATGCGCCCCGACCGGCTGATCGTGGGCGAGGTGCGCGGGGCCGAGGCCATGACGTTTCTGGAAGCCATCAACACAGGCCATGGCGGCTCGATCACCACGCTACATGCCGAGACCCCGCAGCTTGCAATCTCGCGCCTCGCCATCGCAGCGCTCAAATCCAACCTGCCGCTGACCTATGACAATATGTGCGCCTATATCGCCAATTCGATCGATGTGATCGTGCAGGCCGGGCGGTCCAGCGGCGCGCGCGGCATCACCCAGTTCTATTTCCCCGCCCTTCCCGATGAACAGGACCCCCGGATATGA
- a CDS encoding type IV secretion system protein yields MGIVSWIVGSVEGYLATAGETAFGALLGSVGTIGMAMATLAVVFVALNAMLQVKSIDLRTAVMLGVKLALVGIFARNWAEFNSVTNAIVGGSEHLAGVIVGAAGGVGDGSAGHFAQQFDAIISDLIDTANNIGSAMNWVGGAFFTTIAFIILAAMGAAAGLMIVFAKLMITFYVSIAPIMITMSLLNATKDYFQNWLTGIISYAFYPIVIAAVFSVIISMSDQMATNVNSGDLATLGQAIPFFAMIIMAFFAIFLIPVIMRQITGNIQLTSAMSGPMAALGTLSAARMAGLMGRGSPFQPPPPGAGAATRGPAGGTGTASAAASRMARSARLAGR; encoded by the coding sequence ATGGGCATTGTCTCCTGGATTGTCGGATCGGTCGAAGGCTATCTCGCCACTGCAGGCGAGACCGCCTTCGGGGCCTTGCTCGGCTCTGTCGGCACGATCGGCATGGCGATGGCAACCCTGGCCGTGGTCTTCGTCGCGCTCAATGCGATGCTGCAGGTCAAATCCATCGATCTGCGCACGGCCGTCATGCTGGGGGTCAAACTCGCCCTAGTGGGCATATTCGCGCGCAACTGGGCCGAGTTTAACTCTGTGACCAATGCCATTGTTGGCGGTTCGGAACACTTGGCCGGCGTGATCGTCGGCGCGGCGGGTGGTGTTGGCGATGGGTCTGCTGGTCATTTCGCGCAGCAGTTTGATGCAATCATTTCTGACTTGATCGACACGGCAAACAATATTGGCAGCGCGATGAACTGGGTCGGCGGGGCGTTTTTTACGACAATCGCCTTCATCATCCTTGCCGCCATGGGCGCTGCCGCCGGCCTGATGATCGTCTTCGCCAAGCTGATGATCACCTTCTATGTCAGCATCGCACCAATCATGATCACCATGTCGCTCCTGAACGCCACGAAAGACTATTTCCAGAACTGGCTCACCGGGATCATCAGCTATGCCTTCTACCCCATCGTGATCGCTGCCGTCTTCTCGGTCATCATCTCGATGAGCGACCAGATGGCCACCAATGTGAATTCCGGCGATCTCGCGACCCTCGGTCAGGCCATCCCCTTCTTTGCCATGATCATCATGGCATTTTTCGCGATATTCCTGATCCCCGTGATCATGCGCCAGATCACCGGCAATATTCAGCTGACCTCCGCGATGAGCGGGCCCATGGCCGCCCTTGGCACCCTCTCGGCCGCCCGCATGGCTGGACTTATGGGTAGAGGTTCGCCATTTCAGCCCCCACCCCCCGGCGCGGGTGCGGCAACGCGGGGGCCGGCGGGCGGTACAGGGACCGCGTCGGCCGCGGCAAGCCGTATGGCGCGCTCGGCGCGTCTGGCAGGGAGATGA
- a CDS encoding DUF2726 domain-containing protein: MEFTPGTFAMIAFAVALVVILAAFISRKGVFAPPFERRPLMNQTELRLFKMLSAELPAGWSVMCQVAYGAFLRNKSYKRYMSINSKRADFVLLDADLNVALVIEYQGKGHFGNSRDSRARAEKSDTVKRQALREAGIELVELPAKFDHDMVAGIVRGLVSQDSSGS; encoded by the coding sequence ATGGAATTCACACCCGGCACATTTGCGATGATCGCGTTCGCGGTTGCCCTTGTCGTGATCCTCGCGGCGTTCATCTCGCGCAAGGGCGTCTTCGCGCCCCCGTTTGAACGCCGCCCCCTCATGAACCAGACGGAATTGCGGCTCTTCAAGATGCTGAGCGCGGAACTGCCTGCCGGCTGGAGCGTGATGTGCCAGGTCGCCTACGGGGCGTTCCTGCGCAATAAGAGCTATAAGCGCTACATGAGCATCAACTCAAAACGCGCGGATTTCGTGCTGCTGGACGCTGATCTGAATGTGGCCCTGGTGATCGAGTATCAGGGCAAAGGCCATTTCGGGAACAGCCGCGACAGCCGCGCACGCGCTGAGAAAAGCGATACCGTCAAGCGGCAGGCATTGCGCGAGGCAGGGATTGAACTCGTCGAACTGCCCGCAAAGTTTGATCACGACATGGTGGCGGGAATAGTGCGGGGGCTGGTTTCGCAAGACAGTTCTGGATCGTAA
- a CDS encoding PIN domain-containing protein: protein MIALDTNVLVRFLVQDDPEQARLATELIDGLTDQHLGFIGREVLVELVWVLERAYGYGRGDIAAALDGVLSSVEVLIEDSDDVATAVDRYRNDGFGFADLMIAAAARRASASELVTFDRKAARLPNVRLLTV from the coding sequence ATGATCGCACTCGATACGAATGTGCTGGTGCGGTTCCTTGTGCAGGATGACCCTGAACAGGCGCGGCTGGCCACCGAACTCATCGATGGCCTGACGGATCAGCACCTGGGCTTTATCGGTCGCGAGGTCCTCGTGGAACTGGTTTGGGTGCTGGAGCGCGCCTATGGCTACGGGCGAGGTGACATTGCGGCGGCCCTCGATGGGGTGCTGTCGTCAGTTGAAGTGCTGATCGAGGATTCCGATGATGTCGCCACGGCAGTGGATCGCTACCGCAATGATGGCTTTGGCTTTGCCGATCTGATGATCGCAGCCGCGGCCCGGCGCGCTAGTGCCAGCGAGCTCGTCACCTTTGATCGCAAGGCCGCGCGCTTGCCCAATGTCAGGCTTCTGACAGTGTAA
- a CDS encoding AbrB/MazE/SpoVT family DNA-binding domain-containing protein — protein sequence MQESTVTVKGQTTLPRDVRAALGLSSGDRVRYVILDGEVRILKARSVKELRGVLARADQRPVSLDQMDEAIGSAASERAKPGA from the coding sequence ATGCAGGAATCGACTGTCACCGTCAAAGGCCAGACCACATTGCCGCGCGATGTCCGCGCGGCCCTCGGCCTCTCGAGCGGGGACCGGGTGCGCTATGTTATTCTCGACGGCGAGGTGCGTATCCTGAAAGCCCGGTCGGTCAAAGAGTTGCGGGGCGTGCTTGCCCGGGCAGACCAGCGGCCGGTGTCGCTTGACCAGATGGATGAGGCGATTGGCTCTGCGGCGTCCGAGCGTGCGAAGCCCGGCGCATGA
- a CDS encoding type II toxin-antitoxin system RelB/DinJ family antitoxin yields MPAKTSMVHIRVDDKLKQDATEALAGVGLTLSDAVRILLTRVSAEGGLPAGLASDPDAYDAWFRAKVQDALADARQTTPHRQAMAETRARLKRQPSA; encoded by the coding sequence ATGCCCGCCAAAACGTCGATGGTCCATATCCGGGTTGACGACAAGCTCAAGCAGGACGCAACAGAGGCACTGGCCGGCGTCGGGCTGACCTTGTCCGATGCTGTTCGCATTCTGCTGACACGGGTGAGTGCAGAAGGTGGTCTGCCCGCTGGCCTTGCCAGCGATCCAGATGCCTATGACGCATGGTTCCGCGCCAAGGTGCAAGACGCGCTTGCCGACGCGCGCCAAACAACACCACATCGACAAGCGATGGCAGAAACACGCGCACGATTAAAGCGACAACCCAGTGCTTGA
- a CDS encoding type II toxin-antitoxin system RelE/ParE family toxin, whose translation MLDIDWKAPALADLSTILDYVADANPTAAIALLDEIEAKVEQLAEHPKLCRPGRVAGTRELIVRPNYLVVYAETASTITVLRVLHAAQMWP comes from the coding sequence GTGCTTGATATCGACTGGAAGGCACCCGCGCTGGCCGACCTATCAACCATCCTCGACTATGTTGCCGATGCCAATCCCACAGCAGCAATTGCGTTGCTGGACGAAATCGAAGCCAAGGTCGAACAACTTGCGGAACATCCGAAGCTCTGCAGGCCGGGCAGAGTAGCGGGCACTCGGGAACTGATTGTTCGGCCCAACTACCTTGTTGTCTACGCGGAAACCGCCAGCACGATCACAGTTCTGCGCGTACTTCATGCTGCGCAGATGTGGCCTTAA
- a CDS encoding restriction endonuclease, protein MMENAAVWGLHMGGHVGDRPIEGNYVAIGWRALGDLRTIPADREAFKTALRLHLPDLKEGAVPVNAGTLYRFVHEMRAGDVVVYPSKHDRMINIGRFTGEASYLADDPDEYPNRRAVEWLGHFPRTEFSQSALNEIGSAVTIFRVRSHAVEFLAKLAAPGDAPDPATTAEATDETADDDTATQAVAQQAEGTTSDFVIRRIMTGMTGHEFEHFVAHVLECMGYTTRVTAKSGDGGVDVIAHMDALGFQPPIVKVQCKRKTEQTPRPEVDQLLGTLGEGEYGLYVNLGSYARGAIELERNRAKLRLIDGEQFVEMLLENYNKLSPRYRSLIPLKQIYVPDLSTG, encoded by the coding sequence ATGATGGAAAATGCTGCTGTCTGGGGCTTGCATATGGGCGGCCATGTGGGTGACCGCCCGATTGAAGGAAACTATGTCGCCATCGGCTGGCGGGCACTCGGTGATCTGCGCACGATCCCCGCCGACAGGGAAGCGTTCAAGACCGCCCTGCGCTTGCACTTGCCTGATCTGAAAGAGGGGGCTGTGCCGGTGAACGCCGGGACGCTCTATCGCTTTGTGCACGAGATGCGCGCGGGTGATGTGGTGGTCTACCCCTCGAAGCATGACAGGATGATCAATATCGGGCGCTTCACTGGCGAGGCGAGCTATCTGGCCGATGATCCTGACGAATACCCAAACCGGCGCGCAGTCGAATGGCTTGGCCATTTTCCGCGCACCGAGTTTAGCCAGAGCGCGCTTAATGAGATCGGCTCGGCAGTCACTATCTTTCGGGTGCGCTCCCATGCCGTCGAGTTTCTGGCCAAGCTGGCCGCGCCGGGCGACGCGCCTGATCCAGCCACGACAGCAGAGGCTACCGATGAAACCGCCGACGATGACACGGCAACGCAGGCAGTTGCGCAGCAGGCCGAAGGCACCACATCAGATTTTGTGATCAGGCGCATTATGACCGGGATGACCGGGCACGAATTCGAGCACTTCGTCGCCCATGTCCTCGAATGCATGGGCTACACTACCCGCGTCACGGCCAAGTCTGGCGACGGCGGCGTCGATGTTATCGCGCATATGGACGCGCTCGGATTTCAGCCACCCATCGTCAAGGTGCAATGCAAACGCAAGACGGAGCAGACGCCCCGGCCCGAGGTTGATCAGCTTCTCGGAACGCTCGGCGAGGGCGAATATGGCCTCTATGTCAATCTCGGCTCATATGCGCGCGGCGCGATTGAGTTGGAACGGAACCGAGCGAAGCTGCGCTTGATTGACGGGGAGCAGTTCGTTGAAATGCTGCTGGAAAATTACAACAAGCTGTCTCCGCGCTACCGCTCGCTGATTCCTTTGAAGCAGATATATGTCCCTGACCTCTCGACGGGGTAA
- a CDS encoding DUF5677 domain-containing protein, which translates to MATKKTPLLQMLDKTLLTEIEKAANEHCFSEDEVAALIERCFSLGQEELLADFKASAPDHLAAMRADDDSFRARCYDRWREPMDLLRMLWITAQEIGEAHAHEGPNGSDPLVFDTLAHLHPKALLITSEIMCLLEGGFADGALARWRSLHETVVTAMFIAKHGHEVARDYRSSIWFENHKAAVALNSVAERANMQPFTDEAFAEIEAMRDKAEVHIGRRLNGEWDWASSVFAHDRIKFIDIERNIGLDHWRPRYKWASQHVHSCFRHPGALLGMVEAEEVVFQIGPSNSGFIDPLHMTAVSLSQMTAAFLLHGDPNLDRLIYVKIIQTLASDIGEAAVRAEKESLEKHRAQSGAGTMTSEKGNPEQ; encoded by the coding sequence TTGGCGACGAAGAAAACACCACTATTACAAATGCTCGACAAAACGCTCCTCACGGAAATCGAGAAGGCTGCGAATGAGCATTGCTTTTCAGAAGATGAGGTAGCGGCACTCATTGAAAGATGCTTTTCTTTGGGTCAGGAGGAACTGCTCGCAGATTTCAAGGCGAGCGCACCGGATCACCTCGCGGCAATGCGTGCAGACGATGACAGCTTCAGAGCACGCTGCTATGATCGGTGGCGCGAACCGATGGATTTGCTGCGGATGCTCTGGATCACGGCGCAGGAAATAGGCGAGGCACATGCACACGAGGGGCCGAACGGTTCCGATCCTTTGGTGTTTGACACTTTGGCGCATCTGCACCCGAAGGCGCTGCTGATCACAAGCGAAATAATGTGCCTTCTGGAAGGCGGCTTTGCTGACGGGGCTTTGGCGCGTTGGCGCTCTCTTCATGAGACGGTCGTTACCGCGATGTTCATTGCAAAACACGGCCATGAGGTCGCACGGGATTACCGGTCATCTATATGGTTTGAAAATCACAAGGCCGCCGTCGCTCTCAACTCGGTTGCCGAACGCGCGAACATGCAGCCATTCACTGACGAGGCGTTCGCGGAGATCGAGGCGATGCGAGATAAAGCCGAGGTCCATATCGGTCGCCGCTTGAACGGCGAGTGGGACTGGGCATCAAGTGTGTTTGCACATGATCGGATTAAATTCATCGACATTGAGCGAAACATTGGCTTGGATCATTGGCGGCCTCGCTACAAGTGGGCGTCACAGCATGTGCATTCTTGCTTTCGCCATCCCGGAGCGCTTCTCGGGATGGTCGAGGCCGAAGAGGTAGTGTTTCAGATTGGGCCGAGTAACTCCGGTTTTATCGACCCATTGCACATGACCGCCGTATCATTGTCCCAAATGACCGCAGCGTTTCTCCTGCATGGCGACCCAAATTTAGACCGCTTGATCTACGTTAAAATCATCCAAACGCTTGCATCGGATATTGGTGAAGCCGCCGTTCGTGCGGAAAAAGAAAGCCTTGAAAAGCATCGCGCACAAAGTGGCGCGGGAACAATGACGTCTGAAAAAGGAAACCCAGAACAATGA
- a CDS encoding class I SAM-dependent DNA methyltransferase, producing MATGLVTKHRVFRFIETATLPDTRLILIDSDSDVIFGMLSSTFHELWTLSTCQYHGVGNDPVYTPGDCFETFPFPEGLTPNIPAADYADDPHAQKIAAAAARLNELRENWLNPADLVERVSEVVPGYPDRILPKDEAAEKELKKRTLTNLYNARPTWLDHAHRALDEAVAEAYGWGDDWRAGGLSDDEILARLFRLNQERAGIGN from the coding sequence TTGGCTACTGGCCTAGTAACCAAACACCGCGTCTTTCGTTTCATCGAGACCGCAACTTTGCCTGATACGCGCCTAATCTTAATTGATTCGGATTCCGATGTTATATTTGGTATGTTATCTTCTACTTTCCACGAACTCTGGACCCTTTCAACTTGCCAATATCATGGCGTTGGCAACGATCCAGTTTATACGCCAGGGGACTGCTTCGAGACCTTCCCCTTCCCCGAGGGGCTGACACCGAACATTCCCGCCGCCGATTATGCCGACGATCCGCACGCCCAGAAAATCGCCGCCGCCGCCGCCCGCCTGAACGAGCTGCGCGAGAACTGGCTCAACCCCGCTGATCTGGTCGAGCGCGTCTCCGAGGTCGTCCCCGGCTATCCTGACCGCATCCTCCCCAAGGACGAGGCCGCAGAGAAGGAACTCAAGAAGCGCACCCTGACCAACCTCTACAACGCCCGACCCACATGGCTCGACCACGCGCACCGCGCCCTCGATGAGGCCGTCGCCGAGGCCTATGGCTGGGGCGACGACTGGCGCGCAGGCGGCCTGAGCGACGACGAAATCCTCGCGCGCCTATTCCGGCTCAATCAGGAGCGGGCGGGGATAGGCAACTGA
- a CDS encoding ISAs1 family transposase, with the protein MQIFLDAFGNIPDPRASNARHDLGELLVIAFVSVLCGSSSCAEMAEFGRAKENVFRDFLKLKHAIPSHDTFSDVFAMIDPKALDAAFGKVLAEVAALLQDGDVIAIDGKALRGARGKSESAKTRMMVSAYASRLRLTLATVPADRGAELEAAIEALGLIALKGKVVTGDALHCNRRTVAAINAQGGDWCLALKGNQESLLSDARGCFSEPPEGHPEAITDEMNHGRREIRKAVVVSAKSLAEHHEFPGLKGFGRIEATREVDGKVTSETRFFALSWLPTPEVLLATVRAHWAIENALHWQLDVSFREDDARNRKDNGPANIAVLRRRALDVVRRDTSKTSLSLKLKRAGWDEAFLRKLLTNISTA; encoded by the coding sequence ATGCAGATTTTCCTCGACGCCTTTGGCAATATTCCCGACCCGCGGGCCAGCAATGCCCGTCATGACCTTGGCGAGTTGCTTGTGATTGCGTTTGTTTCAGTGCTCTGCGGCTCCAGTTCCTGCGCGGAGATGGCAGAGTTCGGGCGTGCAAAAGAGAACGTTTTCAGAGACTTCCTGAAGCTCAAGCACGCCATACCCTCGCATGACACGTTTTCAGATGTGTTCGCGATGATCGACCCCAAGGCGCTGGATGCGGCCTTCGGCAAGGTGTTGGCCGAGGTCGCGGCACTGTTGCAAGACGGTGATGTGATCGCCATCGACGGCAAGGCATTGCGCGGCGCCCGGGGCAAAAGCGAGAGTGCGAAAACGCGGATGATGGTCTCAGCCTACGCCTCACGCCTGCGCCTGACGCTGGCCACGGTGCCCGCTGATCGGGGCGCGGAGTTGGAGGCCGCCATCGAAGCCCTCGGACTGATCGCGCTGAAGGGCAAGGTGGTGACGGGCGATGCGCTCCATTGCAACCGCCGCACCGTGGCCGCAATCAACGCCCAAGGTGGCGATTGGTGCCTGGCGCTCAAGGGTAATCAGGAGTCACTCTTGTCGGATGCGCGGGGCTGCTTTTCTGAGCCGCCCGAAGGTCACCCAGAAGCTATCACGGATGAGATGAACCATGGTCGCCGGGAGATCCGAAAGGCTGTCGTAGTATCAGCCAAGTCATTGGCAGAACATCATGAATTCCCTGGCCTCAAGGGCTTCGGTCGCATCGAGGCTACCCGCGAAGTAGACGGCAAGGTGACCTCAGAGACGCGCTTCTTCGCCCTGTCCTGGCTGCCCACGCCCGAGGTTTTGCTAGCCACGGTCCGCGCCCACTGGGCCATCGAGAACGCCCTACATTGGCAACTCGACGTGTCGTTTCGCGAGGATGACGCGCGTAACCGCAAGGACAATGGGCCAGCCAACATCGCCGTGCTCCGACGCCGCGCCCTTGACGTTGTCCGCCGCGATACATCCAAAACGTCGCTGTCCCTCAAACTCAAACGAGCAGGCTGGGATGAAGCCTTCCTGCGCAAACTTCTCACAAATATCTCAACGGCTTAG
- a CDS encoding DNA methyltransferase: MRRNGFEAAKNPILRKLGSIQNRDALLNPDGTLAEWPVADAIVGNPPFLGAKWMLDRLGEEYTQALRAILPDDAPAVNLVTYWFYQAARAVVRGTQRVGFVATNMIRSPANVALAKQLYSRAPIRVAWSDEPWVVDGADIRVSIVVCSTHWQGNRFWPKPLRYL; encoded by the coding sequence ATGCGCCGCAACGGATTCGAGGCAGCGAAGAACCCGATCCTGCGCAAGTTGGGCAGTATCCAGAACCGCGACGCCCTGCTGAACCCGGACGGCACGCTGGCCGAGTGGCCAGTTGCGGACGCAATTGTTGGTAACCCGCCCTTCCTCGGGGCCAAGTGGATGTTGGACCGACTCGGCGAAGAATACACTCAAGCGCTTCGAGCAATCCTTCCGGACGACGCACCCGCAGTTAACCTAGTGACGTATTGGTTCTATCAAGCGGCTCGCGCTGTTGTCCGTGGAACGCAGAGAGTTGGTTTTGTTGCAACAAATATGATTCGCAGCCCTGCAAATGTTGCGCTAGCTAAACAGCTTTATTCCAGAGCGCCCATTCGAGTGGCGTGGAGCGATGAGCCATGGGTAGTCGATGGAGCAGATATCAGGGTTTCTATAGTCGTTTGCTCCACCCACTGGCAGGGCAATCGCTTTTGGCCTAAGCCGTTGAGATATTTGTGA